A stretch of DNA from Paenibacillus sp. FSL W8-0186:
GAAGCGATTAAAGCTTCCGGGGCGGAAGTGCTCACGTTTGCTATTCGGCGCATTAATCTCGATGCGGTAGAGGATGATTCCATATTGCAGCATATCGAGGATGGCGCCTTTCAATATTTGCCGAACACATCAGGCGCAAGCACGGCCGAGGAAGCGGTCCGGATTGCGCGGCTTGCCAGAGCCTCCGGTCTCAGCGACTGGATCAAGGTTGAGATCAGCGCGGACGCGAAGACGCTGCTGCCTGATCCGATTGAGACGCTTAAGGCGACGGAAATGCTGGTCAAAGAAGGATTTACGGTGCTTCCTTATATTTCGGACGATCCGGTCATCTGCCGCCGGCTGGAAGAAGCCGGGGCAGCTGCGATCATGCCGGGAGCAGCGCCGATCGGCACGGGGCTCGGCATATTAAATCCTTACAATTTAGGCCTAATTGTAGAAGAAGCGGGCGTGCCCGTTATCGTGGATGCCGGGCTTGGGACGGCCAGTGACGTGACGAAAGCGATGGAACTAGGCGTAGACGGGGTACTTATGAACACTCCGGTGGCCAAGGCGAAGGATCCAGTCATGATGGCGGCCGCCATGAAGCACGCGATAGAGGCGGGACGGCTAGCTTATTTATCCGGACGAATTGCCCGGAAGAAGTATGCTTCCGCGAGCAGTGGCCTGGAACAGTTTATTTTGAAATAGCCCTATGAAAAATGGCGCCTGGGAGCGATAGCATGATGCAGAATATAGTTATTATGGGCGGCGGCGTTATCGGATTGTCCTGCGCCTTTGAATTGCGGAAGCGGGGGCATAACATAACTCTGCTGGAAATCGGCAAGTGCGGCGGTCAAGCCTCGGGAGCAGCCGCAGGTATGCTGGCGCCATATTCCGAAAACCTGGAGGAGCCGGACGAATTCTTTCGACTGTGCCTGGACAGCCTGCGGCTGTATCCCGCATGGCAAGCGGAGATCAGGCAGATGTCAGGAGAAGCCTTTGAATATGCCAACTCTGGCAGCCTTTATGCGGTATACCATGAAGCGGATATTTTGGCCTTGGAGGGCCGGCTGCTCTGGCAGCGGGAATTCGGTTCCTCCGGCCGGATTGTCGAAGGGGAGGAGCTCCGGCGGATCGAGCCGGGGATCTCCAGCGAAGTCAAAGCGGCATTATATACACCCGAGGAGAGCCATATTTATGCGCCGCATTATGTGCAGGCGTTAGAGCAGGTTTGCCGGAATATGGGCGTGCGCATTTTCGAGCATTTGGAGAGCGTGGACATTGTCGATTGGCTGCCAGGACCTGGTAAAATGCCGGAGCCAACGCAAGCACCACTGGCGCAGGGTCAAGGACAGCTGTTCGGACTGCTGCAGGAGCAGCCGGAGTCTCTGCGCCGCGAGATCGTCTTGCAATCCAAGGATGGCCGGAAATTCCCGGCAGATCGCTTAATTGTATGCTCCGGCGCTTGGGCCCAGGAACTTTCCGGAACAATTGCGCTTCCCCTTCCGATTTATCCGATCCGCGGGCAAATATGCGCTTACGATAACACCGGGCATACGGTGAGGGGTATGGTGTTCAACAATCAAGGATACGTGGTCGCCAAAAATAACGGTACCGTCGTATGCGGCGCATCCGAGGATATTGCTGGCTTCGATACTTCGGTAACGGAGAAGGGCATCGAGCGGCTGCGCAAATGGAATAAACGGCTGTTTCCTTCTCTGGAAGGGGAAATCCCCTTTCACCAATGGGCCGGACTGCGTCCTTCCACCCAGGATGGCCGTCCTTTGCTGGGGACCCTCGAAGCTTCGGACCAGATTGTGTTGGCGGCTGGCCATTATCGCAACGGGATTTTGCTCAGCCCGATTACGGCCAAAATCGTGGCGGATGTCATCGATGGCCTGAAATTGCCCAGCTATTATCCGGCGTTTGCGCCGGATAGATTCAATCATATGATGATGCGCTAAAACGCAGCAATTAGAAAATCGGAAGCAATTGCAAGTGAAAAACCTCTTCTTGGGGGCGGCATCGCCTTTCGCAAGAAGAGGTTTTTTGTCTTGGCTATTATTACCGCCCCAAGCTTTTGACAATCTTGGTTGACAACGTAAAGATTCTGCTTTAAGATTTATACCCATAGGGGTATATGTATTATGTGTGAAGCGATGAATCAAAATTAGGCTCGTTTGGAAAGTTATTAAATCATGATGAAAGGGAGGAATCGAATTGTCTGAACCACAAGTGCAGAAGCTGCAAGTCGATAAAACGCTGGACTGTAAAGGACTTTCGTGTCCGATGCCCATAGTAAAAACCAAGAAGGCCATGGATGAGTTGATTCCTGGCCAAGTGATCGAGGTACAGGCCACTGACCGCGGTTCGCTGGCAGATATTCAAGGCTGGGCCAAAAATACAGGTCATCAATATTTAGGCACGATTGAAGAGAATAACGTTCTCAGGCATTATCTTCGCAGATCGCGTCCCGACGAGATCAAAGCGGAGCAGAAGCACCCCTATGTCGCTTCGAATGAAGATCTGCAGGCCAAAATCGCAGCGAAGGATGCCATCACGATTCTGGATGTGCGCGAGCCAGCGGAATATGCCTTCGGCCACATTACTGGTGCGAGATCTATTCCGCTGGGAGAACTGGAGTTGCGTGCGGGTGAACTGAATCCGGACGAGGAAATCTATGTGGTGTGCCGGAGCGGCAGCCGCAGCGACCTGGCTTGCCAACTGCTTGCCAATAAAGGCTTCAAGCAGGTGAAGAATGTAACACCGGGGATGACGGATTGGAAAGGGCCTATGGAACAGGCAATTGAGGAGTAACCCGCACCATTTTTTAAAATTTGATAACACTACATTCATGGAGGTATTACTATGTCAACAAAAGTAGCGATTATTGCAAGCAACGGCGGTTTATTCGACGCATACAAAGTATTCAATATTGCCACGGCTTCGGCGGCAACGGAAGCTGAGGTAGCCATCTTTTTCACGTTTGAAGGGCTCAACCTGATCCACAAGCAAGGGAATCAGCAATTGCCGCTGCCGGCTGGGAAAGAACATTTTGCCGAGGGCTTCAAGAATGCGAATGTTCCTTCTATTCCGGAGTTGGTCAGCATGGCCCAGGAACTGGGCGTGAAATTGATCGCCTGCCAGATGACGATGGATATTATGAACCTGCACAAAGAAGATTTCGTCGACGGCATTGAAGTCGGAGGGGCTGTAACGTTTCTCGATTTTGCGAAGGATGCAAATGTTTCTTTGTCCTTTTAATTAACGATTCATTATCGAAAGGGGATAACTCGAATGTCAGCAACAACTTCACCATTGCAAACAATGACGGCCGGCGAGTTGACCCGGCGGGTTCTGAACAAAGAGCCATTATTCATTCTCGATGTCCGCAACGACAGCGACGCAGCCGATTGGCAAATCGAAGGAGAGAGCATTGAGCTGATCAACATCCCTTATTTTGATTTGCTGGAAGGCGTGGACGCTGCCTTGGAACAGCTGCCGGAGGACAAAGACGTACTCGTCGTCTGTGCCAAGGAAGGCTCCTCCAAGTTCGTAGCGGAGCAGCTCGTGGAAGCGGGTAAAAGACGTGTGTATTATTTGGAAGGCGGGATGAAGGCATGGAGCGAGCACTTGGAGCCCGTGCTGATCGGCAAGCTGCAGGATGGCGGCTCGTTGTACCAATTCGTGCGAATCGGCAAAGGCTGTCTGTCCTACATGGCCGTTTCTGCAGGGGAAGCCGCGGTGATTGATGCGGCAAGAATGATTGACGTATACTCGGCCTTTGCCGCAGAGCAAGGTGCAGCGATCAAGTATGTGCTGGACACGCACCTGCATGCAGACCATATCTCTGGAGGCCGTAAGCTGGCGGAGCAGACGGGAGGAACGTACTGGCTTCCTCCAAAGGATGCGGAAGAAGTAACGTTTGATTACGAGCAGCTGGAGGAAGGAAAAGTCGTCACCGTGGGAAATACTAAAATCGAAATTCAGCCGGTGTATTCCCCGGGACACACAATCGGCAGTACTTCCTTCATCATAGATAACCGGTATTTGCTGACCGGCGATATTCTGTTCGTCGAATCAATTGGACGCCCGGACTTGGCTGGCAAAGCAGAGGATTGGGTGGGGGATCTGTATACTACCTTGCATGAACGCTATAAATCGTTACCGGATGAATTGATCGTACTTCCTGCCCATTTTGGCAAGATAACGGAGCTGGGGAAGGACGGAGCTGTCTCCGCACGGCTCGGGGATCTCTATGAGCGCAATCCTGGCTTGCAAATTACTGCCGAAGCCGAATTCAGACGGATGGTTACCGAAAATTTACCACAGCACCCAAACTCCTATCAGGAAATCCGCCAGACCAATATGGGCAAAATACATCCGGATGAAGAGCAGCAGCGTGAAATGGAGATCGGTCCGAACCGCTGTGCCGTGCATGATAAATAACCCGCGAACCTGCGGAGAACCGCGATGATGCAGTAACACAATTCATTCATTGATCATTAGGAGGTCATGTACCAGTGGAAAGCAACAAAAAAGTCGATACAACAGGATTGATGTGTCCTATGCCGATCGTAAAAGCAAAGAAAGCGTTAGATGAGCTCAATCCCGGTGAAATTATGGAAGTCATCTCTACGGACAAGGGCTCCCTGAATGATTTTCAGGCTTGGGTTAAGCAAACGAATCACGAACTGCTGAAGCATTCAGAGAAGGACGGCGTCTACACTTTTCTGGTGAAAAAAAATAAATAAAATCAGCGAACACGGCTTTGTCCGCTGATTTTATTTCGAATCGTAGACGATGCGCACGCCGAGGGTGGCATAAGTCTCTTCTTTATAGTGGCCTTGCGGACAGTACTTTAGCACGTGCAGGCTATCCTGCCGGGATTGCATAGTCCGCTGGCATTGAGGACAGCGATTGGCGAAGAGGGAGCGAAGCGTTTTTAGCATATGACTTCACCTTTTTCATATAAGTTTACTTGGTTTTGAGTATAACTTATTATTTTCAATTCGTACAGCCATAAATGTTGGGAGACAGGCTTCGGTAAAGCAATCGGAAAGGAGGGAGCTATGGATTTTCTGTTATTCATCGTCATGCTAATGCTCGGATTAATTGGTTCCTTCTTTTCGGGGCTGCTCGGAATAGGCGGAGCGATCGTTTCGTTTCCACTATTGCTTTTCGTTCCTTCGGCGTTTGGCGTTGCGAATTTTACGGGTCAGGAAGTCTCTTCGATCAGTATGTTTCAGGTGTTCTTTGCCTCGCTTGCCGGCGTGCTGACGTATCTCAAAAACAGCAAAAATCAAGCGGCCGTCATTCATAAAGGCCTTGTTGTATATATGGGCGCCGGGATTTTGATCGGGAGCCTCGCCGGGGGGCTTGTGTCCGGATACCTGGACGGCAGGATCATCAACATCATTTACGGGGTGCTGGCCATCATTGCGGTTATTCTGATGCTGATCCCAAGCAAAGGCAAAGAAGGGGAAGCGGCTGGCCAGCCTATTGTATTTAATCGGGCGTTCGCTGTTATTATATCGTTTCTGGTCGGCATCGTGTCGGGAATCGTTGGTGCCGGCGGCGCATTTATTCTAATCCCTGTCATGCTGACGGTCATGAAAATTCCGACCCGCATTACCATTGCTTCTTCCTTGGCCATCGTGTTTATTTCAGCCGTCGGCGGTGTAGCCGGCAAATTGACTACAGCGGCTATCCCCTGGGAAGCTACGCTGTTCACCGTTATCGGCAGCCTGCTTGGCGCGCCGTTTGGTTCATGGCTCAGTGCGAGAATGAACGTCAAATATTTGCGGTATGGGCTTATTGTTTTAATCGCATTGACCGCCATTAAGGTGTGGATGTCGATATTGTAAGGCTTGAATTCACATTATTTCATTCGCTGAATGATTTATGGGGGGTATTTCCTCAGCTGGATTGCGGTTGATGATTGCGCTGGCTGTTATTTTCGAATAATATACCCTTAGGTGTATAGGTTAAGTGAATGAAACGGAGTGAACCCTAATGGACTACAATTATAACGAGGATTTAAAACGGCGCCTGAGAAGAATAGAAGGACAAGTGCGGGGAGTCCTGCGTTTGATGGATGAAGGGAAATCCTGCAAGGAAGTGGTAAGCCAGCTGTCAGCCGTCCGCAATGCGTCGGACCGGGCTATCGCCCAAATCGTAGCCGAAAATTTGCAGCAGTGCATTCTGGAGGAGCAATCGGCAGGCGGAAACACCGATAAAGTCGTGAAGGAAGCGATCGAGCTGCTGGTCAAAAGCCGGTAATAATTCAGATACTTTCTAAAATAGACAGGAGAGAGATTACGATGGCAGGACAAGTAAGCAAGGAAATTTCGCCGCAAGAGCTATCCGCACGCTTGAAGAAGGGCGAGGCGGTCAAGATGCTGGACGTCCGTGAACCGGAAGAATGGGCGGCAGGCCATATTGAGGGAGCAAAGCATATTCCGCTTGGACAAATCTTGGAGAGACTGGGTGAACTGGATGCGGACGAGGAGCTTATCGTAATTTGCCACAGCGGCAACCGCAGCGGACTAGCCTGCGAGCTGCTGGAGGAGAAGGGCTTCAATGTCGTCAACATGACCGGCGGGCTGCTGGCTTGGGAAGACGAGTTGGTCTAAGCCAGATGTGTTTAGGCGAGTGAAGGATAATGGGTAGGTTAGCCGACACCGCTTTACCTTGGATATCAAGTTTAGTAATAGCTATAGAGTTTGGGAGGAAGAAATGCTCATGTGGTTCATTGCTTTAATCATAGCCGGTCTGGCATACGTGCTGCTTCGCAATTTGCTGCCTGTAAAAGGGCTGGCCTATGTCGACGCGAGCATTCTGCATAACGCATCAGAGCTGCCGGAAGAGACGAGGATGCTCGATGTCCGGGATGAGGTGTTCTACCGGGAATGCCACGTACAAGGGGCGATTAACATTTCGATCGGTCGTCTTCCTTTCGTTTGGAGCAACGAACTGTCCCCGAGTGAGCCGATCCTGATTCTCTCAGACAGCAACATTAAGAGCAAGCGGGCGGCGCGCCTATTAAAAAGCCGGGGCTTCCGGCGAATATACGCTGTCCGTGGGCACTTCTGTGCGTAATAAGCAGCGAAAGCGTGGTTAACCATTATGGAGACAGGTACACTAATCAATATTTTATTCATTCTATTAGTTGTTTGGTTCGCATATACCCGTTTACGGCCTGCTCCCGGTTTGAAGACACTCCGCGAGGAGCAGTTTAGAAATAAAATGCAGAGCTCTAAAGACTCGATACTCATCGACGTCCGGGAAACGGGCGAATACAGAAGAGGACATATTCCCGGCGCGAAGAACATTCCGCTCTCTCAGCTGCAAGGGCGGCTTGGCGAAATTCCGCAGGATAAAGACCTTTTGCTCTATTGCCAGAGCGGGATGCGCAGCAAGAACGCGGCTCGAATCCTTGGCAAAAACGGCTACAGCAAGCTGTTCCACCTTGCCGGGGGAATTAGCGCCTGGAGAGGCAAGATCACGAAGTAGATTTACCGGCGTGGCAGTGAAAAGGGCTAGGGATTTCCCGGATCAGGGACTTTCCTAGCCTTGTTTTTGCTGGTGATAATGGATCCAGAGAGCCAGCAACACCGGCACGCTATGGCTGTATCAGCATGCTATGGCTTAACCGGCTCCTCATCATTGGAGCTGCCGCAATCCCTCTCTAAATGGCAATGCTAGCGGCTGCGGATGGCTAATGCAGCTAGTACTAATCATTGAGATGGCTAACGAAAGCGGCTGGGTTGGGTCAACCAACTGTCCGTGATGGCCAACGGACCGTAGTACCGCTATTCGGCGAAAAAGCAGAAAAAACTAAGCTCAACGGACACAGGTTCCGCTATATCGCTAAAATGGAATGGAAATGAGGAGGTTTGTGGCAAATAGGTGCCTCTCTGTCCGTTAGGCTATGTCAAACGGGTATATCCTCACGAATAGCGGATCTCATGTCCGTTAGCATTCGCCAAGCTCATCTGTAACCTAGAGGCCGTTCCCATTATAGTTACATCTGCAACAGTTACTCCAGTTACTCAAACCACGTTCACGATGCTCAGTTACTCCAGTTACTCAAACCACGTTCACGATGCTCAGTTACTCCAGTTACTCCAGTTACTCAAACCACGTTCACGATGCTCAGTTACTCCAGTTACTCAAACCACGTTCACGATGCTCAGTTACTCCAGTTACTCAAACCACGTTCACGATGCTCAGTTACTCCAGTTACTCAAACCACGTTCACGATGCTCAGTTACTCCAGTTACTCAAACCACGTTCACGATGCTCAGTTACTCCAGTTACTCAAACCACGTTCACGATGCTCGGCAACTCCAGTTACTCAAACCACGTTCACGATGCTCAGTTACTTTAGCTACTCAAACCACGTTCACGATGCTCAGTTACTCCAGCTACTCAAACCACGTTTACGATGCTCAGTTACTCCAGTACAGTTTCTAAATTTACTCAAGCCCAGCGACTGCTCAGTTTCTTTTCAACAGCCTTGTTCGTGGTTCTTACTCCGTCTTCAGTGCTTACGAACAACTCTCTGAAACTAGTGCCCCAAGGCAAAAACCGACGGTACTGAACAGCCATTGACCGGCTTGGCCAGAGCTTGTTAGAGCAGCTCACCCGTCCGTCTGAGCCTCTTACTTGATAAAGACACCGCCGAAGGGGATGGCCTCGCGCAAGAAGCGCTTCACGATGCCATCTTCGTTCTGCAAGTCGCGTTCCAGCTCGCGGTTGCCAGAGCCGGCCTGGATGAGAACATGGCCGCGTCCGGTCATCTTCCACTGGTAGCGCATATGCTGGCTGGCGAGATGATTACCGTAAACGGATAGCTCCAGTTTGGCGTTCTCTGGGTAAGCGATGACGCTGCCTGCCTCCACGTAGATCGGCTCCACGGGATCAAGCGGCAGTTCCAGTACCTGGCCTTGCGTCAGGATTCCGATATGGCCTTCCCCCGAGAATTTCATCTTGATTGCATCGCGGGTGATCATCATGTTTTTCATGCTGAGAATCCGGGTTTCCATTTGTACGCCTTCAGTATAAAAAAACAAATGCTTGAAATCGTACAGCAAATCACTCCCGGCTGTAAGCGCAATCGGCTTCATCGTAACAGAAGGAGGGAGGGAGGCTACGAATTGGCAGGGGCCCTGGATATCCGCACGGATCAGCTTGCGTTTCCGGTACATTCCTTTCATGTTCATCAGCTTGTCGCTCCGCAGGCTGCTCGCTCCCCGAAAGGCGATAATTTGCCCCGGATGCAGCACATGGGCGATCTCCCCGTCTTGTAAATGAAAGGTAACCGCCTGCCCGGCCAGCAGAGCGGATTCGTTATTATACTCAATGTTCAACCGTGTTCCCCCTTTCTCCCCTCAAGCCCTTGCGAAAAAGCAGGTTTAAGCAGTTCTACAACCGGATACCCAAGCCTCTCAGAACCGCGCTTCTTAACTGCAAGGTTTTACAAAATTAACCCCCTTAGACCGCTATATCAGCATCCGTTCCCATTCTTTTTGAACATAAAACAGTGTATCTCCTGAGGTCTGCCAGCCCGGTACTCTCTGGGGATTTATCTCCGCAACACAACGCGAATCACCCGAAGGAGAATGAAATAACCTGCAAGAAGAGCGGCGCCCGTAATCAGCATGATCCGCGTTTTGCGGGCTTTGGCATCGCGGACTTCCTGGGCTTCGGTCAAAGCAGATACCGTTGCGGCCAACTCCCTGTTGCTGGCCATGAGCTCTTCGTTCTGCTGACGGTAGGCTTCCAATGTCCCCTGCGCTTCCTCCAGCTTGTCCAGGGTGACCTGATAGTTTTCTTTTATTTCATTGATATCATTAGGGAGCTCGGACAGCACCTTAACACCTTTGAAGAAATCGTCGAAATATCCCGCCTCGGCGCGGGAGGCATAGGTTAATCCGGCGAAAAAAACAGCTGCCAATACGACGGAGACGATGCGCACTAAACCTTGCTTCATTCTCTTTTCACCTCCGGTGTCATCCGTTCAAAATTGGAGTCCTCATTATGAGATATTACGTAGTATTTGCTCGAAAAGTTTCCATATGCAATGTCGAAGCAGCTTCGCTTCGAGTACTATTATAGCAAAAAGACCGCTATTTACCGGCCATTACAATCAAACCGGGAAAACAGCGGTCCATCAAGGCACTATCAAATTCAGCAAAGTTCCACAAAATCCGCCAAGCGAATACTAGGCATGGACAGCTTTGCGCATGTACATAATGGCAACGGTACGCGGGCCGCAATGGCAGGAAATTGCGCAGCCGCCTTCGATAATGGCCACTTCTTTTGCATCCGTCTGCTCCAGCAGCGTTGTCCGGATGTAACCCGCAGCTTTCTCGGCAAGCGTCTGGGCCACGATAATTAAATCACGATCGATCTTGTGAAAATTGTCGAGGAGATGCTGCAGCATCCGCTGAACAGCCTTCTCCGTTTTGCCTCTATATTTATCGGCGGAAATGACGAAGCCGTCCTTGATTCGCAGCACGGGGCGAATTTTGAGCAGGCTGCCGATCATATGCTGAACGCTGGAGACACGGCCGCCCCTGTGCAAATAATCAAGGCTGTCAACAAGCACTTCCATCTCGACGCGTTCGCGCCACTCCTCAACGAGCTCGACGATCTGCTGCGGACTGGCGCCGTCCTTTGCCGCCAAAGCCGCTTTGATGACAAGGAGCGCGACGCCGCCGGATACATGCATCGAGTCGACGACACTTACACGTCCAGCCGGGAATTCCTCTGCAGCAATAAGCGCGTTCTGATAGGTGGAAGAGAGCTTCGAGGACATGCTGATAAATACGATGTCCTGTCCTTGCTCGATGCAGGGCGCGAAGGCTGTGACAAAATCAGCCGGCGAAGGCGCCGCCGTCCCGGGCAGCTCTCCGCCTTCATCCACCCTGCGGTAAATGTCGGTTGTGGTGATTTCAAGCTTGTCCTTATAAGCGGTTTCACCGAACACAACATATAGCGG
This window harbors:
- a CDS encoding sulfite exporter TauE/SafE family protein; this translates as MDFLLFIVMLMLGLIGSFFSGLLGIGGAIVSFPLLLFVPSAFGVANFTGQEVSSISMFQVFFASLAGVLTYLKNSKNQAAVIHKGLVVYMGAGILIGSLAGGLVSGYLDGRIINIIYGVLAIIAVILMLIPSKGKEGEAAGQPIVFNRAFAVIISFLVGIVSGIVGAGGAFILIPVMLTVMKIPTRITIASSLAIVFISAVGGVAGKLTTAAIPWEATLFTVIGSLLGAPFGSWLSARMNVKYLRYGLIVLIALTAIKVWMSIL
- a CDS encoding rhodanese-like domain-containing protein; its protein translation is MLMWFIALIIAGLAYVLLRNLLPVKGLAYVDASILHNASELPEETRMLDVRDEVFYRECHVQGAINISIGRLPFVWSNELSPSEPILILSDSNIKSKRAARLLKSRGFRRIYAVRGHFCA
- a CDS encoding FAD-dependent oxidoreductase, which produces MMQNIVIMGGGVIGLSCAFELRKRGHNITLLEIGKCGGQASGAAAGMLAPYSENLEEPDEFFRLCLDSLRLYPAWQAEIRQMSGEAFEYANSGSLYAVYHEADILALEGRLLWQREFGSSGRIVEGEELRRIEPGISSEVKAALYTPEESHIYAPHYVQALEQVCRNMGVRIFEHLESVDIVDWLPGPGKMPEPTQAPLAQGQGQLFGLLQEQPESLRREIVLQSKDGRKFPADRLIVCSGAWAQELSGTIALPLPIYPIRGQICAYDNTGHTVRGMVFNNQGYVVAKNNGTVVCGASEDIAGFDTSVTEKGIERLRKWNKRLFPSLEGEIPFHQWAGLRPSTQDGRPLLGTLEASDQIVLAAGHYRNGILLSPITAKIVADVIDGLKLPSYYPAFAPDRFNHMMMR
- a CDS encoding rhodanese-like domain-containing protein, with the translated sequence METGTLINILFILLVVWFAYTRLRPAPGLKTLREEQFRNKMQSSKDSILIDVRETGEYRRGHIPGAKNIPLSQLQGRLGEIPQDKDLLLYCQSGMRSKNAARILGKNGYSKLFHLAGGISAWRGKITK
- a CDS encoding AIM24 family protein; this encodes MNIEYNNESALLAGQAVTFHLQDGEIAHVLHPGQIIAFRGASSLRSDKLMNMKGMYRKRKLIRADIQGPCQFVASLPPSVTMKPIALTAGSDLLYDFKHLFFYTEGVQMETRILSMKNMMITRDAIKMKFSGEGHIGILTQGQVLELPLDPVEPIYVEAGSVIAYPENAKLELSVYGNHLASQHMRYQWKMTGRGHVLIQAGSGNRELERDLQNEDGIVKRFLREAIPFGGVFIK
- a CDS encoding thiazole synthase, which codes for MRDDALRIGGRSLSSRFFIGTGLFPNPFVQKEAIKASGAEVLTFAIRRINLDAVEDDSILQHIEDGAFQYLPNTSGASTAEEAVRIARLARASGLSDWIKVEISADAKTLLPDPIETLKATEMLVKEGFTVLPYISDDPVICRRLEEAGAAAIMPGAAPIGTGLGILNPYNLGLIVEEAGVPVIVDAGLGTASDVTKAMELGVDGVLMNTPVAKAKDPVMMAAAMKHAIEAGRLAYLSGRIARKKYASASSGLEQFILK
- a CDS encoding MBL fold metallo-hydrolase; protein product: MSATTSPLQTMTAGELTRRVLNKEPLFILDVRNDSDAADWQIEGESIELINIPYFDLLEGVDAALEQLPEDKDVLVVCAKEGSSKFVAEQLVEAGKRRVYYLEGGMKAWSEHLEPVLIGKLQDGGSLYQFVRIGKGCLSYMAVSAGEAAVIDAARMIDVYSAFAAEQGAAIKYVLDTHLHADHISGGRKLAEQTGGTYWLPPKDAEEVTFDYEQLEEGKVVTVGNTKIEIQPVYSPGHTIGSTSFIIDNRYLLTGDILFVESIGRPDLAGKAEDWVGDLYTTLHERYKSLPDELIVLPAHFGKITELGKDGAVSARLGDLYERNPGLQITAEAEFRRMVTENLPQHPNSYQEIRQTNMGKIHPDEEQQREMEIGPNRCAVHDK
- a CDS encoding metal-sensitive transcriptional regulator; translated protein: MDYNYNEDLKRRLRRIEGQVRGVLRLMDEGKSCKEVVSQLSAVRNASDRAIAQIVAENLQQCILEEQSAGGNTDKVVKEAIELLVKSR
- a CDS encoding sulfurtransferase TusA family protein; its protein translation is MSEPQVQKLQVDKTLDCKGLSCPMPIVKTKKAMDELIPGQVIEVQATDRGSLADIQGWAKNTGHQYLGTIEENNVLRHYLRRSRPDEIKAEQKHPYVASNEDLQAKIAAKDAITILDVREPAEYAFGHITGARSIPLGELELRAGELNPDEEIYVVCRSGSRSDLACQLLANKGFKQVKNVTPGMTDWKGPMEQAIEE
- a CDS encoding rhodanese-like domain-containing protein, with the translated sequence MAGQVSKEISPQELSARLKKGEAVKMLDVREPEEWAAGHIEGAKHIPLGQILERLGELDADEELIVICHSGNRSGLACELLEEKGFNVVNMTGGLLAWEDELV
- a CDS encoding DsrE/DsrF/DrsH-like family protein; protein product: MSTKVAIIASNGGLFDAYKVFNIATASAATEAEVAIFFTFEGLNLIHKQGNQQLPLPAGKEHFAEGFKNANVPSIPELVSMAQELGVKLIACQMTMDIMNLHKEDFVDGIEVGGAVTFLDFAKDANVSLSF
- a CDS encoding DegV family protein, which codes for MTQVKIFADSISDVPNSWIEQHDIGIVPLYVVFGETAYKDKLEITTTDIYRRVDEGGELPGTAAPSPADFVTAFAPCIEQGQDIVFISMSSKLSSTYQNALIAAEEFPAGRVSVVDSMHVSGGVALLVIKAALAAKDGASPQQIVELVEEWRERVEMEVLVDSLDYLHRGGRVSSVQHMIGSLLKIRPVLRIKDGFVISADKYRGKTEKAVQRMLQHLLDNFHKIDRDLIIVAQTLAEKAAGYIRTTLLEQTDAKEVAIIEGGCAISCHCGPRTVAIMYMRKAVHA
- a CDS encoding sulfurtransferase TusA family protein gives rise to the protein MESNKKVDTTGLMCPMPIVKAKKALDELNPGEIMEVISTDKGSLNDFQAWVKQTNHELLKHSEKDGVYTFLVKKNK